The following proteins are encoded in a genomic region of Streptomyces sp. NBC_01723:
- a CDS encoding AraC family transcriptional regulator — protein sequence MAIDRIRELFGEPLSVSRLAERARLGRFEFSRRFRETTGMSPAQFLTAVRVHEAKRLLECSGALTAEVAAAVGFAGPQAFCAAFTAATGLSPARYGRLCREQGQAPPAPDPGPGPERGAVAGTVRLPAGHGDARVYLGVFATPVVRYPALAETIVDVPADRPSCYLLSGVPAGHWHLLAVAAAAPGAGHPPRTGPVPLAGGAGAAVTVTADSVTSAAVRLRPPRPADPPVLLALPPLRPPADVVPPAPCAAFTQPEPHPAGIVRTVADGPPSGA from the coding sequence ATGGCGATCGACCGCATACGCGAGCTTTTCGGTGAACCGCTGAGCGTTTCCCGCCTCGCCGAAAGAGCCCGGCTCGGCCGTTTCGAATTCTCCCGCCGGTTCAGGGAGACGACCGGCATGAGCCCCGCCCAATTCCTCACCGCCGTGCGGGTGCACGAGGCGAAACGGCTCCTCGAGTGCTCCGGCGCCCTGACCGCCGAGGTCGCCGCCGCCGTGGGGTTCGCCGGCCCCCAGGCGTTCTGCGCCGCCTTCACGGCCGCGACCGGACTGTCGCCCGCCCGCTACGGCAGGCTGTGCCGCGAGCAGGGGCAGGCCCCGCCCGCCCCGGACCCCGGCCCCGGCCCGGAGCGCGGCGCGGTCGCCGGAACGGTCCGCCTGCCGGCGGGCCACGGCGACGCCCGCGTCTACCTGGGCGTCTTCGCCACGCCCGTCGTGCGCTACCCGGCCCTCGCCGAGACGATCGTCGACGTGCCCGCCGACCGCCCGTCCTGCTACCTGCTGTCCGGCGTCCCGGCGGGGCACTGGCACCTGCTCGCGGTGGCGGCCGCGGCGCCCGGCGCCGGCCACCCTCCCCGCACCGGCCCGGTGCCGCTGGCGGGCGGGGCCGGCGCGGCCGTGACCGTCACCGCGGACAGCGTCACCAGCGCGGCGGTGCGGCTGCGCCCGCCGCGGCCGGCCGACCCGCCCGTCCTGCTGGCCCTGCCCCCGCTGCGGCCGCCCGCCGACGTTGTGCCCCCGGCCCCGTGCGCGGCCTTCACCCAGCCCGAGCCGCACCCGGCGGGCATCGTGCGGACGGTGGCGGACGGGCCGCCCTCAGGAGCCTGA
- a CDS encoding ParB N-terminal domain-containing protein codes for MAQSNAHAVPITSALSPVRMEGVAAPAHRAFDPGNFERLPARDVVLAALAPGVLLRQGGTDAAHVRLLVDAAEAADLPPILVQADGCRVIDGLHRVEAARLMGAHSIRARFVDCSNSEALVIALQTNGSHGLPLAKADRVTGAERVLGSHPDWSDRAIASVTGLSAKTIASLRERSALTGPPAGKRVGQDGRRRPVDAGEGRRRAAEYIAAHPHAPLRQVARATDVSLGTVHDVSARLRRGEGPERGGRRAGALRPPHVRPVPSALPPQAPPAEPAAAAGDGGGRPPLRVAGPAESRGQRRNHTDTPPTWATVTARMATDPAVRYTAGGRELLRWMQTHAAGPGEDWRRLADAVPPHWLAVIAPIADHIGREWLLLAEQLRARQELCRTPPPSGS; via the coding sequence ATGGCTCAGAGCAACGCGCACGCCGTGCCGATAACGAGTGCATTGAGTCCCGTCCGGATGGAGGGCGTCGCGGCGCCCGCGCACCGCGCATTCGACCCGGGGAATTTCGAGCGACTGCCGGCCCGCGACGTTGTGCTGGCCGCGCTCGCCCCGGGTGTCCTGCTGCGCCAGGGCGGCACGGACGCCGCTCATGTGCGGCTGCTGGTGGACGCCGCGGAGGCGGCGGACCTTCCCCCCATCCTCGTCCAGGCCGACGGCTGCCGCGTCATCGACGGGCTGCACCGCGTGGAGGCCGCCCGGCTCATGGGCGCGCACAGCATCCGGGCCCGCTTCGTGGACTGCTCCAACTCCGAAGCCCTGGTCATCGCCCTGCAGACCAACGGCTCGCACGGCCTGCCGCTGGCGAAGGCGGACCGGGTCACCGGCGCCGAGCGGGTCCTGGGCTCCCACCCCGACTGGTCCGACCGCGCCATCGCCTCCGTCACCGGTCTGAGCGCGAAGACGATCGCGTCGCTGCGCGAGAGGTCCGCGCTCACCGGGCCGCCGGCCGGCAAACGCGTCGGGCAGGACGGCCGGCGGCGTCCGGTGGACGCGGGTGAGGGCAGGCGGCGGGCCGCCGAGTACATCGCCGCCCACCCCCACGCCCCGCTGCGCCAGGTCGCCCGGGCCACCGACGTGTCGCTGGGCACGGTCCACGACGTCAGCGCGCGGCTGCGCCGGGGCGAGGGCCCCGAGCGCGGCGGGCGGCGGGCCGGCGCCCTGCGGCCGCCGCACGTGCGGCCGGTGCCCAGTGCGCTCCCGCCCCAGGCGCCGCCGGCCGAACCCGCCGCCGCGGCCGGTGACGGCGGGGGCCGTCCGCCGCTGCGGGTGGCCGGGCCGGCCGAGAGCCGGGGGCAGCGCCGCAACCACACCGACACCCCGCCCACCTGGGCGACGGTGACCGCCCGGATGGCCACCGACCCCGCCGTCCGCTACACCGCGGGCGGCCGGGAGCTGCTGCGCTGGATGCAGACCCACGCCGCCGGGCCCGGCGAGGACTGGCGGCGCCTGGCCGACGCCGTCCCGCCCCACTGGCTCGCCGTCATCGCGCCGATCGCCGATCACATCGGCAGGGAGTGGCTGCTGCTCGCCGAGCAGCTCAGGGCCCGCCAGGAGCTGTGCCGCACCCCGCCGCCCTCAGGCTCCTGA
- a CDS encoding ABC transporter permease, protein MSATTAPGRASAPRAEDRAPGFASLMLSEWTKIRSVRSTVWSLAVLVVFTWLLTALFMKMGIANWDKTDASQQAEMRMDPTGTILGSGILLSQLAVCVLGVMAIASEYSTGMIRASLLAVPGRLPMLAAKGTVFALLVWAVGEVTAFGSFFIGAPILDGKAPVSIGDPGVARAVFGCGLYLALLGLFALAVGAIIRHTAASITAVVGFVLVITPMAGLLPGSVGEHVYAALPTEAGFMITQQQARAGDLLGPWQGLGVLALWTAALLAVAAVQLRRRDA, encoded by the coding sequence GTGAGTGCCACGACCGCGCCCGGCCGGGCGTCCGCGCCGCGGGCCGAGGACCGCGCGCCCGGCTTCGCGAGCCTGATGCTGTCGGAGTGGACCAAGATCCGCTCGGTGCGCTCGACCGTGTGGTCGCTCGCCGTGCTGGTCGTGTTCACCTGGCTGCTGACTGCGCTGTTCATGAAGATGGGCATCGCGAACTGGGACAAGACCGATGCGTCCCAGCAGGCGGAGATGAGGATGGACCCCACGGGCACCATCCTGGGCAGCGGCATCCTGCTCAGCCAGCTCGCCGTGTGCGTGCTGGGCGTGATGGCGATCGCCTCCGAGTACTCCACCGGCATGATCCGGGCCAGCCTGCTGGCCGTGCCCGGGCGGCTGCCGATGCTGGCGGCCAAGGGCACGGTGTTCGCGCTGCTGGTGTGGGCGGTGGGCGAAGTGACCGCGTTCGGCTCCTTCTTCATCGGCGCGCCGATCCTGGACGGCAAGGCGCCGGTCTCGATCGGCGACCCCGGCGTGGCGCGGGCCGTCTTCGGCTGCGGGCTCTACCTCGCGCTGCTGGGCCTGTTCGCGCTGGCCGTGGGCGCGATCATCCGGCACACCGCGGCGAGCATCACCGCCGTCGTCGGCTTCGTCCTGGTGATCACCCCGATGGCGGGCCTGCTGCCCGGCAGCGTCGGCGAGCACGTGTACGCCGCCCTTCCCACCGAGGCCGGCTTCATGATCACTCAGCAGCAGGCCCGCGCGGGCGACCTGCTGGGGCCGTGGCAGGGCCTGGGGGTCCTCGCGCTGTGGACGGCGGCGCTGCTGGCCGTCGCGGCGGTGCAGCTGCGGCGCCGCGACGCCTGA
- a CDS encoding ABC transporter ATP-binding protein → MIEAKNLTKRYGDKTAVDDLSFTVEPGRVTGFLGPNGAGKSTTMRLLLGLDAPDAGTATVEGVPYRSLARPLRVVGALLEARALHTGRSAWDHLLCLAQSQGLGRRRVGEVVEQVGLASVARKRAGGFSLGMGQRLGIAAALLGDPRALVLDEPVNGLDPEGILWIRTLMKSLAAEGRAVFVSSHLMNEMAVTADHLIVVGRGRLVADCSTQEFIERSTKQSVLVRTPDGEKLAQLLREAGATVTATADADLDVTGLEAARIAELASAGHLVLHELSTRRGSLEDAFMELTKDAVEYEAGVPTAGGVK, encoded by the coding sequence ATGATCGAGGCCAAGAACCTCACGAAACGCTACGGCGACAAGACCGCCGTGGACGACCTGTCGTTCACGGTCGAGCCCGGCCGGGTCACCGGCTTCCTGGGCCCCAACGGCGCAGGCAAGTCCACCACGATGCGTCTGCTGCTGGGGCTCGACGCACCCGACGCCGGCACCGCCACCGTCGAGGGGGTGCCCTACCGCTCACTGGCCCGTCCGCTGCGGGTGGTGGGGGCCCTGCTGGAGGCGCGGGCCCTGCACACCGGCCGCAGCGCCTGGGACCACCTGCTGTGCCTGGCCCAGAGCCAGGGCCTTGGCCGGCGCCGGGTCGGAGAGGTCGTCGAGCAGGTGGGGCTCGCGTCGGTGGCCCGCAAACGCGCGGGGGGTTTCTCCCTCGGCATGGGCCAGCGGCTGGGCATCGCCGCCGCGCTGCTGGGCGATCCCAGGGCGCTGGTCCTGGACGAGCCGGTCAACGGCCTCGATCCCGAGGGCATCCTGTGGATCCGCACGCTGATGAAGTCGCTGGCGGCCGAGGGCCGGGCGGTGTTCGTCTCCAGCCACCTGATGAACGAGATGGCCGTCACCGCCGACCACCTCATCGTCGTCGGGCGCGGCCGGCTGGTCGCCGACTGCTCCACCCAGGAGTTCATCGAGCGCAGCACCAAGCAGTCCGTGCTGGTCAGGACACCCGACGGGGAGAAGCTGGCGCAACTGCTGCGGGAGGCCGGCGCCACCGTGACCGCCACCGCCGACGCCGACCTGGACGTCACCGGGCTCGAGGCCGCCCGGATCGCCGAACTCGCCTCCGCCGGCCACCTGGTGCTGCACGAGCTGTCGACGCGGCGCGGCTCCCTCGAGGACGCCTTCATGGAACTGACCAAGGACGCCGTCGAGTACGAAGCCGGCGTGCCCACCGCCGGAGGTGTCAAGTGA
- a CDS encoding gamma-glutamyl-gamma-aminobutyrate hydrolase family protein encodes MNSNTNGPARSGRRPVVGICARTAPVTLQGSDLVVSLALGTHLTYLSEAGCTPLLLPLLPGAEDIAGRLDALLVPGGPDLDPALYGAPAHPSTRAVDPAADRVELAVVARVLEARLPVLAVCRGMQLLNVLHGGTLHQHLADVTGHDGHRPRGRSFTLGRRPLKLRPGSRVAGVLDEAEPMTACHHHQAVDRLGEGLVATGWAEDGTVEAVEVAGHPFAVGVQWEAGQTADRRLHRALAQAARAGQAVPQK; translated from the coding sequence ATGAATTCCAACACGAACGGCCCGGCCCGCTCCGGGCGCCGGCCGGTGGTCGGGATCTGCGCGCGGACGGCGCCCGTCACCCTCCAGGGCAGCGACCTGGTCGTCTCGCTGGCGCTCGGCACGCACCTGACCTACCTGTCCGAGGCGGGCTGCACACCGCTGCTGCTGCCGCTGCTGCCCGGCGCCGAGGACATCGCCGGCCGCCTCGACGCCCTGCTGGTGCCCGGCGGCCCCGACCTGGACCCCGCCCTGTACGGCGCGCCGGCGCATCCCTCGACGCGGGCCGTGGACCCGGCCGCCGACCGGGTCGAACTCGCTGTTGTCGCACGGGTGTTGGAGGCGCGGCTGCCCGTCCTGGCCGTCTGCCGGGGCATGCAGCTGCTCAACGTGCTGCACGGCGGCACCCTGCACCAGCACCTGGCGGACGTCACCGGCCACGACGGCCACCGCCCGCGCGGCCGGTCGTTCACGCTGGGCCGCCGCCCGCTCAAGCTGCGGCCCGGCAGCCGCGTCGCCGGCGTCCTTGACGAGGCCGAGCCCATGACGGCCTGCCACCACCACCAGGCGGTCGACCGCCTCGGTGAGGGCCTGGTCGCCACCGGCTGGGCCGAGGACGGGACCGTCGAGGCCGTGGAAGTGGCCGGCCACCCCTTTGCGGTGGGCGTGCAGTGGGAGGCGGGGCAGACCGCCGACCGGCGGCTGCACCGGGCGCTGGCCCAGGCGGCCCGGGCCGGCCAGGCCGTGCCGCAGAAGTGA
- a CDS encoding carboxymuconolactone decarboxylase family protein — protein MSPRMPNPSLVVPDVLPPMRALVKAVNSVGVPLQTLVLIHLRVSQINGRTVQLPTKQREFEEAGEEDHRLPLVEVWREQTCFTDAERSVLALAEAATRIDGRPDPVSDEVWEEAARHWNQVQLAAVVMHIGLVNLWNRVNVATRQEPVDWRINPKTWTPMTSRLTPAP, from the coding sequence ATGTCGCCGCGGATGCCCAACCCCTCGTTGGTGGTTCCCGACGTTCTTCCGCCGATGCGCGCGCTGGTCAAGGCCGTCAACAGCGTCGGTGTGCCGCTGCAGACGCTCGTGCTCATCCACCTCAGGGTGAGCCAGATCAACGGCCGCACGGTGCAGCTGCCCACCAAGCAGCGCGAGTTCGAGGAGGCGGGGGAGGAGGACCACCGTCTGCCGCTGGTGGAGGTCTGGCGGGAGCAGACCTGCTTCACCGACGCCGAACGCTCCGTGCTGGCCCTGGCCGAGGCGGCCACGCGCATCGACGGCCGCCCGGACCCCGTCTCGGACGAGGTGTGGGAGGAGGCCGCGCGGCACTGGAACCAGGTGCAGCTGGCCGCCGTCGTCATGCACATCGGCCTGGTCAACCTCTGGAACCGGGTCAACGTCGCCACCCGGCAGGAGCCGGTGGACTGGCGGATCAACCCCAAGACGTGGACCCCGATGACCAGCCGGCTCACCCCGGCGCCGTAA
- a CDS encoding NDP-hexose 2,3-dehydratase family protein — protein sequence MSATLLLVDRSRAGTAERLARSAAAPEGAHTATARIPGWLEEHRLRTAAVVRKIPFAELDAWSFAAGTGNLHHRSGRFFTVEGLDVTVDGAGWQQPIIVQPEIGILGILAKEFDGVLHFLMQAKMEPGNPNLVQLSPTVQATRSNYTKAHGGAEVKYLEHFLDPAAGRVLTDVLQSEHGAWFYRKRNRNMIVEVDGDVAADDSFRWLTLGQILELLGQDNVVNMDARTVLASAPAPADGTRALASDGQLLAWFTGERARHDVHARRVPLAGVEGWRRGAREIGRPDGRFFRVVAVSVEGAGREVAGWSQPLIEPVERGVVGFAYRVFEGVGHVLVHARLEGGFLDTVELAPTVQCVPSNHEPPAGGPRPPFLDAFLGARPDRVRYSAVHSEEGGRFLNAESRYLIVETDEATTPARAPRGYLWVTPGQLNWLAGHSRYVNVQARTLLAVLGTATAGR from the coding sequence ATGAGCGCGACGTTGCTGCTGGTCGACCGTTCCCGGGCGGGCACCGCCGAGCGGCTCGCGCGCTCCGCCGCGGCGCCCGAGGGGGCGCACACGGCCACCGCGCGGATACCGGGCTGGCTGGAGGAGCACCGCCTGCGCACCGCGGCGGTGGTGCGCAAGATCCCCTTCGCCGAGCTGGACGCGTGGTCGTTCGCGGCGGGCACCGGCAACCTCCACCACCGCAGCGGGCGGTTCTTCACCGTCGAGGGACTCGACGTCACGGTGGACGGGGCCGGGTGGCAGCAGCCGATCATCGTGCAGCCGGAGATCGGCATCCTGGGCATCCTGGCCAAGGAGTTCGACGGTGTCCTCCACTTCCTGATGCAGGCGAAGATGGAGCCCGGCAACCCCAACCTGGTGCAGCTCTCCCCCACCGTGCAGGCCACCCGCAGCAACTACACCAAGGCGCACGGCGGGGCGGAGGTGAAGTACCTGGAGCACTTCCTCGACCCCGCTGCCGGCCGGGTCCTGACCGACGTCCTGCAGTCCGAGCACGGCGCCTGGTTCTACCGCAAACGCAACCGCAACATGATCGTCGAGGTGGACGGCGACGTTGCGGCCGACGACTCCTTCCGCTGGCTCACGCTCGGGCAGATCCTCGAACTGCTGGGGCAGGACAACGTCGTGAACATGGACGCGCGCACCGTCCTGGCGAGCGCCCCGGCGCCCGCGGACGGGACCCGGGCGCTGGCCTCCGACGGCCAGCTGCTGGCCTGGTTCACCGGGGAGCGGGCCCGCCACGACGTCCACGCCCGCCGGGTTCCCCTGGCCGGCGTCGAGGGGTGGCGACGGGGCGCGCGGGAGATCGGCCGCCCGGACGGCCGGTTCTTCCGGGTGGTGGCGGTCTCGGTCGAGGGCGCCGGGCGGGAGGTCGCCGGGTGGAGCCAGCCGCTCATCGAGCCGGTGGAGCGCGGTGTCGTGGGCTTCGCCTACCGGGTGTTCGAGGGAGTGGGGCACGTCCTGGTGCACGCCCGCCTTGAGGGCGGCTTCCTCGACACCGTCGAGCTCGCGCCGACCGTGCAGTGCGTGCCCTCCAACCACGAGCCGCCCGCGGGCGGGCCGCGCCCGCCGTTCCTCGACGCGTTCCTCGGTGCCCGCCCCGACCGGGTGCGGTACTCGGCGGTGCACTCGGAGGAGGGCGGCCGCTTCCTGAACGCCGAGAGCCGCTACCTGATCGTGGAGACAGACGAGGCGACGACGCCCGCCCGGGCTCCGCGCGGCTACCTGTGGGTGACGCCGGGCCAGCTGAACTGGCTGGCCGGGCACAGCCGTTACGTCAACGTGCAGGCCCGGACGCTGCTCGCCGTCCTCGGCACGGCCACCGCCGGCCGCTGA
- the rfbB gene encoding dTDP-glucose 4,6-dehydratase codes for MNILVTGGAGFIGSHYVRTMLEGGFAQFEDAHITVLDDLTYAGNRDNLPAAHPRLAFVRGSILDRELLAGVVRGQDAVVHFAAESHVDRSIRGGGVFVRTNVEGTQALLEACLAAGVGRVVHISTDEVYGSIEQGVWSEESPLLPNSPYAASKAASDLVALAYVRTHGLNLSVTRCSNNYGPYQHPEKFIPLAVTNLLQGRPVPVYGDGGQVREWLHVDDHCRAVHRVLTGGRAGEVYNIGAGTAVANLTLAHRIAELCGAGADMVRHVTDRKGHDRRYALDQAKIERELGHRPLTAFEAGLAQTVAWYRDNPRWWKPLTDGGVRA; via the coding sequence ATGAACATTCTCGTCACGGGCGGTGCCGGATTCATCGGCTCGCACTATGTACGGACCATGCTGGAGGGCGGGTTCGCGCAGTTCGAGGACGCCCACATCACGGTCCTGGACGACCTGACCTACGCGGGAAACCGGGACAACCTGCCCGCCGCGCACCCGCGGCTGGCCTTCGTGCGCGGCAGCATCCTCGACCGGGAGCTGCTGGCCGGCGTGGTGCGCGGCCAGGACGCGGTGGTGCACTTCGCCGCCGAGAGCCACGTGGACCGTTCCATCCGCGGCGGCGGTGTCTTCGTCCGCACCAACGTGGAGGGCACCCAGGCGCTGCTGGAGGCGTGTCTGGCGGCCGGTGTCGGGCGGGTGGTGCACATCTCGACGGACGAGGTGTACGGCTCCATCGAGCAGGGCGTGTGGAGCGAGGAGTCCCCGCTGCTTCCCAACTCGCCCTACGCCGCGTCCAAGGCGGCCTCCGACCTGGTGGCGCTGGCGTACGTGCGCACGCACGGGCTGAACCTGTCAGTCACCCGCTGCTCCAACAACTACGGCCCCTACCAGCATCCCGAGAAGTTCATCCCGCTGGCCGTCACCAACCTGCTCCAGGGGCGTCCGGTGCCCGTGTACGGGGACGGGGGGCAGGTGCGGGAGTGGCTGCACGTGGACGACCACTGCCGGGCGGTGCACCGGGTACTGACCGGCGGCCGGGCGGGCGAGGTCTACAACATCGGTGCCGGCACGGCGGTGGCGAACCTGACGCTGGCCCACCGGATCGCCGAGCTGTGCGGGGCGGGCGCGGACATGGTCCGCCACGTCACCGACCGCAAGGGCCACGACCGGCGCTACGCCCTGGACCAGGCGAAGATCGAACGCGAGCTGGGCCACCGGCCGCTGACCGCCTTCGAGGCGGGCCTGGCGCAGACCGTCGCCTGGTACCGGGACAACCCCCGCTGGTGGAAGCCGCTCACGGACGGCGGGGTGCGGGCATGA
- a CDS encoding VOC family protein — translation MADSAIQGIKTVLHPVADVAAAKKLYSVLFGIEPQTDSEYYVGFDVAGQHVGLVPAGAQDAQVAYWHVADIEGKLAEVSAAGATVTGPAKDVGGGRRVATFTDLDGNVVGLLQDS, via the coding sequence ATGGCTGACTCGGCCATCCAGGGAATCAAGACCGTGCTGCATCCCGTGGCGGACGTGGCGGCGGCGAAGAAGCTGTACAGCGTCCTGTTCGGCATCGAGCCGCAGACCGACTCGGAGTACTACGTCGGTTTCGACGTCGCGGGCCAGCACGTCGGGCTGGTGCCGGCGGGGGCGCAGGACGCGCAGGTCGCCTACTGGCACGTGGCCGACATCGAGGGCAAGCTCGCCGAGGTGAGTGCCGCGGGTGCCACGGTGACCGGCCCGGCCAAGGACGTCGGCGGCGGCCGCCGGGTGGCGACCTTCACCGACCTCGACGGCAACGTCGTCGGGCTGCTGCAGGACAGCTGA
- a CDS encoding alpha/beta fold hydrolase: MVSPVIAAGLLGSALVPAASADPAAATPAAGPAAVAWTPCPGGDPVLGDMLQGLECGTIEVPLDYGDPGGRQISLALTRARHTAPDSEYKGAVILNRGQWPGGIGRDLPTRYAQGTTGLAQDVGDAYDWIGFDPRGVGASEPSVVCDSDYLDPGHAQPDPVPATPAAEREWTERARAYAASCGEEYGDVLAHLGTEEAARDLDRMRAALGLQKITYFGTDWGTYLGSMYATLYPHRVQRMVLDSVVRPSTVGYRGSLHKNVTSQRNAEIFFAWVAKYDAVYHLGDTAAEVEAHYYQGQDALRAAPVDGRIGPSEWADVFEPVVYRSWTWLSRAQILSDWVVDQDPASLRANYSPPGFPHQNRHAMTNAVNCIDGPWPSDWKKWHRAHSRQYDAGNRFLTWTNAWYNAPCAFWPQPDRSEPHSIGNPSVDVLLVQPQYDTAHGTAGATETHRLFPNSRLVLEKGGHNVGAALSANNNTCLNTHVGDFLRDGTRPASRSGADATCQAAPDPVPAS; this comes from the coding sequence TTGGTCTCGCCAGTGATCGCGGCCGGACTGCTGGGCTCGGCCCTCGTCCCGGCCGCATCCGCCGACCCGGCCGCCGCCACGCCCGCCGCCGGGCCCGCCGCGGTGGCCTGGACGCCGTGCCCGGGCGGGGACCCGGTCCTGGGCGACATGCTCCAGGGCCTGGAGTGCGGCACCATCGAGGTGCCGCTCGACTACGGCGACCCCGGCGGCCGGCAGATCAGCCTCGCGCTGACCCGGGCCCGGCACACCGCCCCCGACAGCGAGTACAAGGGCGCCGTCATCCTCAACCGGGGCCAGTGGCCCGGCGGCATCGGCCGCGACCTGCCCACCCGCTACGCCCAGGGCACCACCGGCCTGGCCCAGGACGTCGGAGACGCCTACGACTGGATCGGCTTCGACCCGCGCGGTGTCGGTGCCAGCGAACCCTCCGTCGTCTGCGACAGCGACTACCTCGACCCCGGCCACGCCCAGCCCGACCCGGTGCCCGCCACCCCCGCGGCCGAACGCGAATGGACCGAGCGGGCCCGCGCCTACGCCGCCAGCTGCGGCGAGGAGTACGGCGACGTCCTCGCCCACCTGGGCACCGAGGAGGCCGCCCGCGACCTCGACCGGATGCGCGCCGCCCTCGGCCTGCAGAAGATCACCTACTTCGGCACCGACTGGGGCACCTACCTCGGCTCCATGTACGCCACGCTCTACCCCCACCGGGTGCAGCGGATGGTCCTCGACAGCGTGGTGCGCCCCAGCACCGTCGGCTACCGCGGCAGCCTCCACAAGAACGTGACGTCCCAGCGCAACGCCGAGATCTTCTTCGCCTGGGTCGCCAAGTACGACGCCGTCTACCACCTGGGCGACACCGCCGCCGAGGTCGAGGCGCACTACTACCAGGGCCAGGACGCCCTGCGCGCCGCACCCGTCGACGGCAGGATCGGCCCCTCCGAGTGGGCGGACGTCTTCGAACCGGTCGTCTACCGCAGCTGGACCTGGCTCTCGCGCGCGCAGATCCTCTCGGACTGGGTGGTCGACCAGGACCCGGCCTCCCTGCGCGCCAACTACTCCCCGCCGGGCTTCCCCCACCAGAACCGGCACGCCATGACCAACGCCGTCAACTGCATCGACGGCCCCTGGCCCAGCGACTGGAAGAAGTGGCACCGCGCCCACAGCCGCCAGTACGACGCCGGCAACCGCTTTTTGACCTGGACCAACGCCTGGTACAACGCGCCGTGCGCGTTCTGGCCCCAGCCCGACCGCAGCGAGCCGCACTCCATCGGCAACCCCTCGGTCGACGTCCTGCTGGTGCAGCCGCAGTACGACACCGCGCACGGCACCGCCGGCGCCACCGAGACGCACCGGCTGTTCCCCAACTCCCGCCTGGTGCTGGAGAAGGGCGGCCACAACGTCGGCGCGGCCCTGTCCGCGAACAACAACACCTGCCTCAACACCCATGTCGGCGACTTCCTGCGCGACGGCACCCGCCCCGCCTCCCGCAGCGGAGCCGACGCCACCTGCCAGGCGGCACCGGACCCGGTCCCGGCTTCCTGA
- a CDS encoding nucleotide disphospho-sugar-binding domain-containing protein, protein MRVLVVPFPWKTHLYNLVPLAWSLRTAGHEVRVAGWPDLLDAVTGAGLTGLGVGPGEAPRVRAERDRRQTSERASAARRAPQEGGLDPLFDLRPDRERLSWEQASRVFDDLVLPQARRSNDPMMEDLVAAARAWRPDLVLWGAKAFAGAVAAAAVGAAHARVLYSVDVYTRLREDFLRAKALQPPQGRADALRDWLAGWSARYGVEFSEDLVNGQFTIAPFPEAFRPDPRPDTLPVQFVPYNGQAVVPGWLAGPPRLPRVLMTFGDSLDDGPVRLLPVERVQEILDSVAGLEMELILALPPRTRRELREVPANTRAVESVPLSEVLPTCSAVVHHGGTWSFGCALRHGVPQLLIGRAFDAPLKFGCLERAGAGLAMTPAQADGPAVRAALVRLLGDPDLRANARRLGEETLALPSPGELARTLEGVVAARRTGPVLAPR, encoded by the coding sequence GTGCGCGTTCTCGTCGTGCCGTTTCCCTGGAAGACTCATCTGTACAACCTGGTGCCGCTGGCGTGGTCGCTGCGGACGGCCGGGCACGAGGTGCGCGTGGCCGGCTGGCCCGACCTCCTCGACGCCGTCACCGGAGCCGGCCTGACGGGGCTGGGCGTCGGTCCCGGTGAGGCACCGCGGGTCCGCGCGGAGCGGGACCGGCGCCAGACGTCGGAGCGCGCCTCCGCCGCGAGGAGGGCCCCGCAGGAGGGCGGCCTGGACCCGCTGTTCGACCTGCGGCCGGACCGCGAGCGGCTGAGCTGGGAGCAGGCCTCCCGGGTCTTCGACGACCTGGTGCTGCCGCAGGCCCGGAGGTCCAACGACCCGATGATGGAGGACCTGGTCGCCGCCGCCCGCGCCTGGCGGCCGGATCTGGTGCTCTGGGGCGCCAAGGCCTTCGCGGGGGCGGTGGCCGCCGCCGCGGTGGGCGCGGCCCACGCCCGGGTGCTGTACTCCGTCGACGTGTACACCCGGCTGCGGGAGGACTTCCTGCGTGCCAAGGCCCTGCAGCCACCGCAGGGGCGCGCCGACGCGCTGCGCGACTGGCTGGCCGGCTGGTCCGCGCGGTACGGCGTGGAGTTCTCCGAGGACCTGGTCAACGGGCAGTTCACCATCGCCCCGTTCCCCGAGGCCTTCCGGCCCGACCCGCGGCCGGACACGCTTCCCGTGCAGTTCGTCCCCTACAACGGTCAGGCCGTCGTGCCCGGATGGCTCGCCGGACCGCCGCGCCTGCCGCGGGTCCTGATGACCTTCGGCGACTCGCTCGACGACGGGCCGGTACGGCTGCTGCCCGTCGAGCGCGTCCAGGAGATCCTCGACTCGGTGGCCGGTCTGGAGATGGAGCTGATCCTGGCCCTGCCGCCGCGCACCCGGCGGGAGCTGCGCGAGGTGCCGGCCAACACCCGTGCGGTGGAGTCCGTTCCCCTGTCCGAGGTGCTGCCGACCTGCTCGGCGGTGGTGCACCACGGCGGCACCTGGTCGTTCGGCTGCGCCCTGCGTCACGGCGTTCCCCAGCTGCTGATCGGCCGGGCGTTCGACGCTCCGCTGAAGTTCGGCTGCCTCGAGCGCGCGGGCGCGGGGCTGGCCATGACACCCGCTCAGGCGGACGGACCCGCGGTCCGTGCCGCGCTGGTCCGCCTGCTCGGGGACCCGGATCTGCGCGCGAACGCCCGCCGTTTGGGCGAGGAGACGCTGGCCCTGCCCTCGCCGGGCGAGCTGGCGCGCACCCTGGAGGGCGTGGTCGCCGCCCGCCGGACCGGCCCGGTTCTCGCCCCGCGCTGA